The following proteins come from a genomic window of Iamia sp. SCSIO 61187:
- a CDS encoding TetR/AcrR family transcriptional regulator, whose product MTRPAAGGTTDDAPARRRMRGDDRRHQLLDAAAELIVEHGAAAMSMERLAVTAGVSKALPYKHFDNSEAVLAALYRRETVALGRAVWDALERADPTADRVRLGIRVYFDEVARRGPVLAALSAPGSTVAAVADPSQAGVVFEVEVFNRFHGVDRDRAKAVAGMVQGAVVGATSTWLAGHGTREALEDDLVAMLTTLIDRS is encoded by the coding sequence GTGACGCGGCCAGCCGCCGGGGGGACCACCGACGACGCGCCGGCGCGCCGGCGCATGCGGGGCGACGACCGTCGTCACCAGCTCCTCGACGCCGCCGCCGAGCTCATCGTCGAGCACGGGGCCGCGGCCATGAGCATGGAGCGCCTGGCGGTCACCGCCGGCGTGTCGAAGGCTCTGCCGTACAAGCACTTCGACAACAGCGAGGCCGTCCTCGCCGCGCTCTACCGCCGCGAGACCGTGGCCCTCGGCCGCGCCGTGTGGGACGCGCTGGAGCGGGCCGACCCCACCGCCGACCGGGTCCGCCTGGGCATCCGGGTCTACTTCGACGAGGTGGCCCGGCGGGGCCCGGTCCTGGCCGCCCTCTCGGCGCCCGGCTCGACCGTCGCCGCCGTGGCCGACCCGTCGCAGGCCGGCGTGGTGTTCGAGGTCGAGGTGTTCAACCGGTTCCACGGGGTCGACCGGGACCGGGCCAAGGCCGTGGCCGGGATGGTGCAGGGCGCCGTCGTCGGCGCCACCTCGACCTGGCTCGCCGGCCACGGCACTCGGGAGGCGCTCGAGGACGACCTGGTGGCCATGCTCACCACCCTCATCGACCGCTCCTGA
- a CDS encoding class I SAM-dependent methyltransferase, with amino-acid sequence MIDRPRSDAAGAGWGEPWVVHEDEHLLAVAKPAGITTHRADAHTQDGMHEWVQRQRPDVSLSVLHRLDKATSGVLVFGKTTAANRALTAQLTERTVAKTYELLTAPGRGPEGVVRVDRPIAGVAAVTELERQASGPGAQRYQARPHTGRTHQVRIHAEAAGVPVVGDGEHGGPPGARLFLHAAAMGLTHPDGSALRLARRRPASFDRVLAGDPAPDSPALHARVALEARASLLDPADTDAHLWVDRHHDGLPRARVERLGEVALVLDYRDEAGPLPEGWLDALQQTLPRRGVYVQHRPRRGGGGPAVRVAGDAPPRFEVVELGLRYLVDLGASATSSGLFLDQRETRRELLAADLAGRTVLNAFAHTGSLSVAAARAGAETLTLDLSKRYLAWAEENLRLNGIDPADHDAIYGDALEWMGRLARKGRRFDVVLVDPPSSSTSKGSGRWSVERDLGALVERAVALCAPGGTAYVSTNMHRLTWPRFLGHLDAGLAAAGRSATVETRTLPLDHRSGPGDPPYLKAAWLHLDP; translated from the coding sequence GTGATCGACCGCCCCCGCTCGGACGCGGCCGGGGCGGGGTGGGGCGAGCCGTGGGTGGTCCACGAGGACGAGCACCTCCTGGCGGTGGCCAAGCCCGCCGGCATCACGACCCACCGGGCCGACGCCCACACCCAGGACGGCATGCACGAGTGGGTGCAGCGCCAGCGCCCCGACGTGTCCCTGTCGGTGCTCCACCGGCTGGACAAGGCGACCTCCGGCGTCCTCGTCTTCGGCAAGACGACGGCGGCCAACCGGGCCCTCACCGCCCAGCTCACCGAGCGCACGGTGGCCAAGACCTACGAGCTGCTCACCGCACCCGGCCGGGGACCCGAGGGGGTCGTGCGGGTCGACCGGCCGATCGCCGGCGTCGCGGCCGTGACCGAGCTCGAGCGGCAGGCGTCCGGGCCCGGCGCCCAGCGCTACCAGGCCCGGCCGCACACGGGGCGGACGCACCAGGTGCGGATCCACGCCGAGGCCGCCGGCGTGCCCGTCGTCGGCGATGGCGAGCACGGCGGCCCGCCCGGAGCCCGGCTCTTCCTCCACGCCGCGGCCATGGGTCTCACCCACCCCGACGGGAGCGCCCTGCGCCTCGCCCGCCGGCGGCCGGCCAGCTTCGACCGCGTCCTCGCCGGCGACCCCGCCCCCGACAGCCCGGCGCTCCACGCCCGCGTCGCCCTCGAGGCCCGGGCCTCGTTGCTCGACCCGGCCGACACCGACGCCCACCTGTGGGTCGACCGCCACCACGACGGCCTGCCCCGGGCCCGGGTGGAGCGCCTGGGCGAGGTGGCCCTGGTGCTCGACTACCGCGACGAGGCGGGCCCGCTCCCGGAGGGGTGGCTCGACGCCCTCCAGCAGACGCTCCCGCGGCGCGGCGTCTACGTCCAGCACCGACCCCGACGGGGAGGGGGTGGCCCGGCGGTGCGGGTGGCCGGCGACGCCCCGCCCCGCTTCGAGGTGGTCGAGCTCGGCCTCCGGTACCTGGTCGACCTCGGCGCCAGCGCCACCTCGAGCGGCCTCTTCCTCGACCAGCGCGAGACCCGGCGCGAGCTGCTGGCGGCGGACCTGGCCGGGCGGACCGTGCTCAACGCCTTCGCCCACACCGGGTCGCTCTCGGTGGCGGCCGCCCGCGCCGGGGCCGAGACCCTCACCCTGGACCTGTCCAAGCGCTACCTGGCCTGGGCCGAGGAGAACCTGCGCCTCAACGGCATCGACCCCGCCGACCACGACGCCATCTACGGCGACGCCCTGGAGTGGATGGGCCGCCTCGCCCGCAAGGGCCGCCGCTTCGACGTCGTGCTGGTCGACCCGCCCAGCTCCAGCACCAGCAAGGGATCCGGCCGCTGGTCGGTCGAGCGGGACCTGGGTGCCCTGGTCGAGCGGGCCGTCGCCCTCTGCGCCCCCGGCGGCACCGCCTACGTGTCCACCAACATGCACCGGCTGACCTGGCCCCGGTTCCTGGGCCACCTGGACGCCGGTCTGGCCGCCGCCGGCCGCTCCGCCACCGTCGAGACCCGGACCCTGCCCCTCGACCACCGCTCCGGGCCCGGCGACCCGCCCTACCTCAAGGCGGCGTGGCTCCACCTCGACCCCTGA
- a CDS encoding nitroreductase/quinone reductase family protein produces MARWPVSDQDARDMYPGGRGDETARWYARHWKRVFRTGLLPRRWVVLEVVGRRTGRPTSFPVGMADVDGRWYLVSMLGECNWVANVRAADGRVVLRRLRPRPVRLVEVPAADRGPILRRYVEKVPGGRPHIPVPKGAPVADFAAIADRYPVFEVHDAPDPT; encoded by the coding sequence ATGGCCCGTTGGCCCGTCTCCGACCAAGACGCCCGCGACATGTACCCCGGCGGTCGGGGCGACGAGACCGCCCGGTGGTACGCCCGGCACTGGAAGCGCGTCTTCCGCACCGGGCTGCTGCCCCGCCGCTGGGTCGTCCTCGAGGTCGTCGGGCGCCGGACGGGCCGGCCGACGTCGTTCCCCGTGGGGATGGCCGACGTGGACGGCCGCTGGTACCTGGTCTCGATGCTCGGCGAGTGCAACTGGGTCGCCAACGTCCGCGCCGCCGACGGGCGGGTGGTGCTGCGTCGCCTTCGGCCCCGCCCGGTCCGGCTGGTCGAGGTCCCCGCCGCCGACCGGGGTCCGATCCTGCGGCGCTACGTCGAGAAGGTCCCCGGCGGCCGCCCCCACATCCCCGTCCCCAAGGGCGCCCCGGTCGCCGACTTCGCCGCCATCGCCGACCGGTACCCGGTCTTCGAGGTCCACGACGCCCCCGATCCGACCTGA
- a CDS encoding BTAD domain-containing putative transcriptional regulator, which translates to MEGGDGGSGLRLRLLGPCTVEGPGAPSALSLMQRQILGRLAIDAPGTVAVAELEEALWGDDPPATSRAAIQNQVSRLRVRLGPEAVLTDGRGYRLGLPSDLAAVAADLRAAEATLDDDAASAHDIAERALGRWRGRPLDELDQLAVAAALRTHLGEVRRALEDVRLAAALAAGRTRWAVAEAERLVAATPGDEHRWALLVRALAVTGRRGDALAALDRAHRSLARDLGLLPGPELRAAEALVLEVEPGTAGTAPLRLVGRDDEVRAVLDALEAGPVTVVVGEAGSGRSALVSEVLRRLRRSGRRAVGVTTSEHPASPVSTLTELVDDLGVRPDDRLAPVDRFVDALVREVEDRGPIVVAVDDVERSGPTTQAALATAAAHDGVTVMVTAERPVSLPGGPEPARVVTLPPLDVAAVADLAATALDGALGSSGEPFDVTWLHHMSGGNPVLLASLLVDPAVLDHLRGGDPEHTLPPAPGVRELVRRRVAHLGPDGRAALEAAAVCGTSSPVAVVVDLVGEAAVAEVVAAGLLRTDGDGRLHFRHGAIQRVVADDVPLGFRIELHHRAAAASERVGAPPATVAAHAVAAAELDPVAAHRWALRAAAAATGAGAHAEAAEWCGRAVVVASDNPALRPRDLVEAMVRRGDALRQAGDPGQADALFAAADAATAIGDVDLLGEAAFAVLQLGATTESGTVHERAMVLAEHALAAVTDADDRARIGAAASLMYSMTSRPERCRALFVAAEAGATSSAARRDVLPFAYLALGHPADLDERERITHELHDLAVAADDPRARFEAAQLDISVALQRGDGDRVRASLAELEDLTPRVGDVGRRWALAYQRAAVAHLDGDLARSEELAELALTTFVDVSPSRAFATYAAQLLPLRLAAGRLGELADQLETLVADQPGVPAWHAALALCVAPTDRAASRHHATLALDRAAPDFTWLAAHVIGGRAAAHSGDEELVHRYRERLEPWSGRVCWAGTCAYGPVDTVLALLAEALDRPAPAARLAGRARDLARRLGAPVFLDELARFTA; encoded by the coding sequence GTGGAGGGAGGGGACGGGGGCTCCGGCCTGCGGCTGCGGCTGCTCGGGCCGTGCACGGTCGAGGGACCGGGGGCGCCGAGCGCCCTGTCGCTCATGCAGCGCCAGATCCTCGGCCGGCTCGCCATCGACGCGCCCGGCACCGTCGCCGTCGCCGAGCTCGAGGAGGCGCTGTGGGGTGACGACCCGCCGGCCACCTCCCGGGCCGCGATCCAGAACCAGGTGAGCCGGCTCCGGGTCCGGCTGGGCCCCGAGGCGGTGCTCACCGACGGGCGGGGCTACCGGCTGGGCCTGCCGAGCGACCTCGCCGCCGTCGCCGCCGACCTGCGTGCCGCCGAGGCCACCCTCGACGACGACGCCGCGTCGGCCCACGACATCGCCGAGCGGGCGCTGGGGCGCTGGCGGGGTCGGCCCCTCGACGAGCTCGACCAGCTGGCCGTGGCCGCCGCCCTCCGCACCCACCTGGGCGAGGTCCGCCGGGCCCTGGAGGACGTGCGCCTGGCCGCCGCCCTCGCGGCCGGGCGCACCCGCTGGGCCGTGGCCGAGGCCGAGCGGCTGGTGGCCGCCACCCCCGGCGACGAGCACCGCTGGGCCCTGCTCGTGCGCGCCCTGGCGGTCACCGGCCGGCGCGGCGACGCCCTCGCCGCCCTCGACCGGGCGCACCGCTCGCTGGCCCGCGACCTCGGGCTGCTCCCGGGGCCCGAGCTGCGGGCCGCCGAGGCCCTGGTCCTCGAGGTCGAGCCCGGCACCGCCGGCACCGCGCCCCTCCGGCTGGTGGGCCGCGACGACGAGGTGCGCGCCGTCCTCGACGCCCTCGAGGCCGGCCCCGTCACCGTCGTGGTGGGCGAGGCCGGGTCGGGCCGCTCGGCCCTGGTGTCCGAGGTCCTCCGCCGTCTGCGGAGGTCCGGGCGGCGGGCCGTGGGCGTCACCACCTCCGAGCACCCGGCGTCGCCGGTGTCGACCCTCACAGAGCTGGTCGACGACCTCGGCGTCCGGCCCGACGACCGGCTGGCGCCCGTCGACCGCTTCGTCGACGCCCTCGTCCGCGAGGTCGAGGACCGGGGCCCGATCGTGGTCGCCGTCGACGACGTCGAGCGGTCCGGGCCGACCACCCAGGCCGCCCTGGCCACCGCCGCCGCCCACGACGGCGTCACCGTGATGGTCACCGCCGAGCGGCCGGTGTCCCTGCCGGGTGGGCCCGAGCCGGCCCGGGTGGTGACGCTGCCCCCGCTCGACGTCGCCGCCGTGGCTGACCTGGCGGCGACGGCCCTGGACGGCGCCCTCGGGTCGTCGGGCGAGCCGTTCGACGTCACCTGGCTCCACCACATGTCGGGCGGCAACCCGGTCCTGCTGGCCAGCCTGCTGGTCGACCCGGCCGTTCTCGACCACCTCCGGGGCGGCGACCCCGAGCACACCCTGCCGCCCGCGCCCGGCGTGCGCGAGCTGGTGCGGCGGCGCGTCGCCCACCTCGGACCCGACGGGCGCGCCGCCCTCGAGGCCGCCGCCGTCTGCGGGACGTCGTCGCCCGTGGCCGTCGTGGTGGACCTCGTCGGCGAGGCCGCCGTGGCCGAGGTCGTCGCTGCCGGGCTCCTCCGCACCGACGGGGACGGCCGGCTCCACTTCCGCCACGGCGCCATCCAGCGGGTCGTGGCCGACGACGTGCCCCTCGGGTTCCGGATCGAGCTCCACCACCGCGCCGCCGCCGCCTCCGAGCGGGTCGGCGCCCCACCGGCGACGGTGGCGGCCCACGCCGTCGCCGCCGCCGAGCTCGACCCCGTCGCCGCCCACCGCTGGGCCCTCCGGGCCGCCGCCGCCGCCACGGGCGCCGGGGCCCACGCCGAGGCGGCCGAGTGGTGCGGGCGGGCGGTCGTCGTGGCCTCGGACAACCCCGCCCTCCGACCCCGGGACCTGGTGGAGGCCATGGTGCGGCGGGGCGACGCCCTCCGCCAGGCCGGCGACCCCGGCCAGGCCGACGCCCTCTTCGCCGCGGCCGACGCGGCGACGGCCATCGGCGACGTGGACCTGCTGGGCGAGGCCGCCTTCGCCGTCCTGCAGCTCGGCGCCACCACCGAGTCGGGGACGGTGCACGAGCGGGCCATGGTCCTGGCCGAGCACGCCCTGGCCGCCGTCACCGACGCCGACGACCGGGCCCGCATCGGCGCCGCCGCCAGCCTCATGTACTCGATGACCTCACGGCCCGAGCGCTGCCGCGCCCTGTTCGTCGCCGCCGAGGCCGGCGCCACGTCCTCGGCGGCGCGCCGCGACGTGCTCCCCTTCGCCTACCTGGCCCTGGGCCACCCGGCCGACCTCGACGAGCGCGAGCGCATCACCCACGAGCTCCACGACCTCGCCGTCGCCGCCGACGACCCCCGGGCCCGCTTCGAGGCCGCCCAGCTCGACATCTCCGTGGCCCTCCAGCGCGGCGACGGCGACCGGGTGCGCGCCAGCCTGGCCGAGCTGGAGGACCTGACCCCTCGCGTCGGCGACGTCGGGCGCCGGTGGGCCCTGGCCTACCAGCGGGCGGCGGTCGCCCACCTCGACGGCGACCTGGCCCGCTCCGAGGAGCTGGCCGAGCTGGCCCTGACCACCTTCGTCGACGTGTCGCCGTCGCGCGCCTTCGCCACCTACGCCGCCCAGCTCCTCCCCCTGCGCCTGGCCGCCGGCCGCCTCGGTGAGCTGGCCGACCAGCTCGAGACCCTGGTGGCCGACCAGCCCGGCGTCCCGGCCTGGCACGCGGCGCTCGCCCTGTGCGTCGCGCCGACCGACCGGGCCGCGTCCCGCCACCACGCGACCCTCGCCCTCGACCGGGCGGCCCCGGACTTCACCTGGCTGGCGGCCCACGTCATCGGCGGCCGGGCCGCGGCGCACAGCGGCGACGAGGAGCTGGTGCACCGCTACCGGGAGCGCCTCGAGCCGTGGTCCGGACGGGTCTGCTGGGCCGGCACCTGCGCCTACGGGCCGGTGGACACCGTCCTGGCGCTGCTGGCCGAGGCGCTCGACCGCCCGGCGCCGGCGGCGCGGCTGGCCGGCCGGGCCCGGGACCTCGCCCGCCGGCTCGGCGCCCCGGTGTTCCTCGACGAGCTGGCCCGCTTCACCGCCTGA
- a CDS encoding FAD-dependent oxidoreductase — translation MTTRSDTPRDATQHNATVSRRRVLTGLAASAAGALTVGVAGPAGASAGDPPPRRQTATTGGGRAQPRVVVVGAGPGGLTAAHELAERGFAVTVVERKALGGKARSMGVAGTAAGGRRPLPGEHGFRFFPGFYRNLPDTMRRIPVPGNPNGVWDNLVDASGVAISRSGGREDLVIEAGPGALTAESMVRSVVAAFQLVTDVPPHELAWFANRLLVYLTSCEDRRYGQWENVGWWDFISAESMSTQYQEVVASGLTRSLVAAKPEVASTRTIGKMGEAFVLSAMGRGSDGAPDRVLDAPTNEAWIDPWIDHLETLGVRFESGLVEHLAVEGGRITAARVAGADGRTRTLTADWFVVAVPAERTPALWNADILALDPHLADTGRLVTDWMNGLQIYLREPVPLVHGHVAYLDSRWALTSISQAQFWAERSFPDDYGDGTVRDCLSIDISDWTRDGIVFGRPARECTPEEVFTEVWAQLKASLEDTGGEHLRDEVVASWHLDPAITYPRPGVVEAANDEPLLINTAGSWALRSEAHTGVPNLFLAADHVRTDIDLATMESANEAGRKAVNALLQEAGSSEPLTQVWSLYQPPELAAAKSLDRQRYRAGQPNVFDLPYPLAIATAP, via the coding sequence ATGACAACGCGGAGCGACACGCCCCGCGACGCCACGCAGCACAACGCCACAGTCAGCCGTCGCCGGGTCCTCACCGGTCTGGCCGCCAGCGCGGCCGGAGCCCTCACCGTCGGGGTGGCCGGCCCCGCCGGGGCCAGCGCCGGCGACCCGCCGCCGCGCCGGCAGACGGCGACGACGGGCGGCGGACGAGCCCAGCCGAGGGTGGTCGTCGTCGGAGCCGGCCCCGGCGGGCTCACCGCCGCCCACGAGCTGGCCGAGCGGGGCTTCGCCGTCACCGTCGTGGAGCGCAAGGCCCTCGGCGGCAAGGCCCGCAGCATGGGCGTGGCCGGCACGGCGGCGGGCGGCCGCCGGCCCCTCCCCGGCGAGCACGGGTTCCGGTTCTTCCCCGGCTTCTACCGGAACCTGCCCGACACCATGCGGCGCATCCCCGTCCCCGGCAACCCCAACGGCGTGTGGGACAACCTCGTCGACGCCTCCGGCGTGGCCATCTCCCGCAGCGGGGGCCGGGAGGACCTCGTCATCGAGGCCGGTCCCGGCGCCCTCACCGCCGAGTCGATGGTCCGCAGCGTCGTCGCCGCCTTCCAGCTCGTCACCGACGTCCCGCCCCACGAGCTGGCCTGGTTCGCCAACCGGCTCCTCGTCTACCTGACCAGCTGCGAGGACCGGCGCTACGGCCAGTGGGAGAACGTCGGCTGGTGGGACTTCATCAGCGCCGAGTCGATGTCGACCCAGTACCAGGAGGTCGTCGCCTCCGGCCTGACCCGCAGCCTGGTGGCGGCCAAGCCCGAGGTCGCCTCGACCCGCACCATCGGGAAGATGGGCGAGGCCTTCGTCCTCTCCGCCATGGGCCGGGGGAGCGACGGCGCCCCCGACCGCGTCCTCGACGCCCCCACCAACGAGGCGTGGATCGACCCGTGGATCGACCACCTCGAGACCCTCGGGGTGCGGTTCGAAAGCGGGCTGGTCGAGCACCTGGCCGTCGAGGGCGGGCGCATCACCGCCGCCCGGGTCGCCGGCGCCGACGGGCGCACGCGGACCCTGACCGCCGACTGGTTCGTCGTCGCCGTCCCCGCCGAGCGCACGCCGGCGCTGTGGAACGCCGACATCCTCGCCCTCGACCCCCACCTGGCCGACACCGGCCGGCTGGTCACCGACTGGATGAACGGCCTGCAGATCTACCTCCGCGAGCCGGTGCCGCTCGTGCACGGCCACGTCGCCTACCTCGACAGCAGGTGGGCCCTGACCTCGATCAGCCAGGCCCAGTTCTGGGCCGAGCGCAGCTTCCCCGACGACTACGGCGACGGCACCGTGCGGGACTGCCTGTCGATCGACATCTCCGACTGGACCCGGGACGGCATCGTGTTCGGCCGCCCCGCCCGGGAGTGCACGCCCGAGGAGGTGTTCACCGAGGTGTGGGCCCAGCTCAAGGCCAGCCTGGAGGACACCGGCGGCGAGCACCTGCGCGACGAGGTGGTGGCGTCGTGGCACCTCGACCCGGCCATCACCTACCCGCGGCCCGGCGTCGTCGAGGCGGCCAACGACGAGCCCCTGCTCATCAACACCGCCGGCAGCTGGGCCCTGCGCTCGGAGGCCCACACCGGCGTGCCCAACCTCTTCCTCGCCGCCGACCACGTCCGCACCGACATCGACCTGGCCACCATGGAGAGCGCCAACGAGGCCGGGCGCAAGGCCGTCAACGCCCTCCTCCAGGAGGCCGGGTCCTCCGAGCCGCTGACCCAGGTGTGGTCGCTCTACCAGCCGCCCGAGCTGGCGGCGGCCAAGAGCCTCGACCGCCAGCGGTACCGGGCCGGCCAGCCCAACGTGTTCGACCTGCCGTACCCGCTGGCCATCGCCACCGCCCCCTGA
- a CDS encoding TetR/AcrR family transcriptional regulator: MQAGPAPDDGVDDGADAAVVALPPSPSAGLPPPPSAGLPPPPSPKLDPLLDAAAVCLAARGPSKTTLSDIARELGVAPSTVSRKVGTVESAAWLLCAREAHRFFARLPEIVAPHDGARMVTAFMAAGIETARADPVFAHILQHEPDFVGRAVTRRMEAIIEQVTTALAPVLSMAMDMGVIRRTDPEPLAHWVTRVALVCVLSPPPGDLHEALDQILLPQLEP; the protein is encoded by the coding sequence ATGCAAGCCGGTCCCGCTCCCGACGACGGCGTCGACGACGGTGCGGACGCCGCCGTCGTCGCCCTGCCGCCGTCGCCGTCGGCCGGTCTCCCGCCGCCGCCGTCGGCCGGTCTCCCGCCGCCGCCGTCGCCCAAGCTCGACCCGCTGCTCGACGCCGCCGCCGTGTGCCTGGCGGCCCGGGGCCCGTCCAAGACGACCCTCAGCGACATCGCCCGCGAGCTCGGCGTCGCCCCCAGCACGGTCTCCCGGAAGGTCGGCACGGTCGAGAGCGCGGCCTGGCTGCTCTGCGCCCGCGAGGCGCACCGGTTCTTCGCCCGCCTGCCCGAGATCGTCGCCCCCCACGACGGGGCCCGGATGGTCACCGCCTTCATGGCCGCCGGCATCGAGACGGCCCGGGCCGACCCGGTCTTCGCCCACATCCTCCAGCACGAGCCCGACTTCGTGGGCCGGGCCGTGACCCGCCGCATGGAGGCGATCATCGAGCAGGTCACCACCGCCCTGGCGCCGGTGCTGTCGATGGCCATGGACATGGGCGTCATCCGCCGCACCGATCCGGAGCCGCTGGCCCACTGGGTCACCCGGGTGGCGCTCGTGTGCGTCCTCAGCCCCCCGCCCGGCGACCTCCACGAGGCGCTGGACCAGATCCTGCTGCCCCAGCTGGAGCCCTGA
- a CDS encoding DUF58 domain-containing protein: MLLRDLVPVLGSDDAATTVPLRRERGPRLGAYVVLGLAGIVLGLAASRVELVVLGAPFLVLAVLATASAADPELRIRVLPPIGRLVEGDRLAVVVELVASRPVVVEVAARVRGPVRFDDPEGPVAVARRVGPEPVRWTIAPRTRHWGEVWVDRVELRVDGPGGLVRWTGGAVLRRRVEVLPAAPRGRGALRATQPRSVAGSHLTRLRGDGSDFAELRPHQPGDPLHAVNWKATARRGRLMANQRHSERAGDVVLVIDTTVDGGAYPPSGLLEAGRVAWALAEVHLARQDRVGAVLFGSGLRWLPPRGGTRGREHLLQELFAVASLTLTHPSLIGFLPPHAIPAGATVVAITTLEDDVFATALASLRRRGLDVAVVVIDRTPLLAPHLAPVPPEAVRLWRLEVEQRRRRLAAQGLRTATVPAGASPDAAVLALTGSVRTTPVTP; encoded by the coding sequence ATGCTGCTCCGCGACCTGGTGCCGGTCCTCGGGTCCGACGACGCCGCCACCACGGTCCCGCTGCGCCGCGAGCGGGGGCCCCGGCTCGGCGCCTACGTCGTCCTCGGGCTCGCCGGGATCGTGCTCGGCCTGGCCGCCTCCCGGGTGGAGCTCGTCGTCCTCGGCGCGCCGTTCCTCGTCCTCGCCGTGCTGGCCACGGCCTCGGCCGCCGACCCCGAGCTCCGGATCCGGGTCCTGCCGCCGATCGGCCGCCTCGTCGAGGGCGACCGCCTCGCCGTCGTCGTCGAGCTCGTCGCCTCGCGCCCGGTGGTGGTCGAGGTGGCCGCCCGGGTCCGCGGGCCGGTGCGGTTCGACGATCCCGAGGGCCCGGTGGCCGTGGCCCGCCGGGTCGGGCCCGAGCCCGTGCGCTGGACGATCGCCCCGCGGACGCGGCACTGGGGCGAGGTGTGGGTCGATCGGGTCGAGCTCCGGGTCGACGGCCCCGGCGGGCTGGTGCGCTGGACGGGAGGTGCCGTCCTCCGGCGCCGGGTCGAGGTGCTCCCCGCCGCCCCCCGGGGTCGCGGTGCGCTCCGGGCGACCCAGCCCCGATCGGTGGCCGGGAGCCACCTGACCCGCCTCCGGGGGGACGGGTCGGACTTCGCCGAGCTCCGCCCCCACCAGCCCGGCGACCCGCTGCACGCGGTCAACTGGAAGGCGACGGCCCGTCGGGGTCGGCTCATGGCCAACCAGCGCCACTCGGAGCGGGCGGGCGACGTCGTCCTCGTCATCGACACCACCGTCGACGGCGGTGCGTACCCGCCATCGGGCCTGCTCGAGGCCGGGCGCGTGGCGTGGGCGCTCGCGGAGGTCCACCTCGCCCGCCAGGACCGGGTCGGGGCCGTCCTGTTCGGGAGCGGGTTGCGGTGGCTCCCACCCCGGGGCGGCACCCGGGGCCGCGAGCACCTGCTGCAGGAGCTGTTCGCGGTGGCGTCGCTGACGCTGACCCACCCCAGCCTCATCGGCTTCCTCCCGCCCCACGCCATCCCGGCCGGGGCGACCGTCGTCGCCATCACCACCCTCGAGGACGACGTGTTCGCGACCGCCCTCGCCTCGCTGCGCCGCCGGGGCCTCGACGTCGCCGTCGTGGTCATCGACCGCACGCCCCTGCTCGCCCCCCACCTCGCGCCGGTCCCGCCCGAGGCCGTGCGGCTCTGGCGGCTCGAGGTCGAGCAGCGCCGGCGGCGCCTGGCCGCCCAGGGCCTGCGCACCGCCACCGTCCCCGCCGGGGCCTCACCCGACGCCGCCGTCCTCGCCCTCACGGGTTCTGTCCGGACCACCCCGGTGACCCCGTGA
- a CDS encoding MoxR family ATPase: MAALLDEVERVVVGKRAVLEVVLGGLLADGHVLLEDLPGVAKTLIAQTFAAASGLTFRRIQFTPDLLPADITGVSILDPGGGGFRFVPGPVFANVVLADEINRAPAKTQSALLEAMQERQVTADGATRDLPSPFLVIATQNPIEQEGTYALPEAQLDRFILRTPVGYPDRTAEVELIDRRLTRGVDAVAVTAVLEPGDLLAMQRSMEAVHVDPGIVAYAVDLAAATRRDERLAVGASPRGSLALIRLSRVRAVLSGRDFVLPDDVKAIAHPALEHRLLLTSDQWVRQVDPATILDEVLASVPAPTAR, encoded by the coding sequence ATGGCGGCGCTGCTGGACGAGGTCGAGCGGGTGGTGGTGGGCAAGCGGGCCGTCCTCGAGGTGGTCCTCGGCGGGCTGCTCGCCGACGGGCACGTGCTGCTGGAGGACCTGCCGGGCGTCGCCAAGACCCTCATCGCCCAGACGTTCGCGGCGGCCAGCGGGCTCACCTTCCGCCGGATCCAGTTCACGCCCGACCTGCTCCCGGCCGACATCACCGGCGTCTCGATCCTCGACCCCGGCGGCGGTGGCTTCCGGTTCGTGCCCGGCCCCGTCTTCGCCAACGTCGTCCTGGCCGACGAGATCAACCGGGCGCCGGCCAAGACCCAGTCGGCCCTCCTCGAGGCCATGCAGGAGCGCCAGGTCACCGCCGACGGGGCGACGCGCGACCTCCCGTCGCCGTTCCTGGTCATCGCCACCCAGAACCCGATCGAGCAGGAGGGCACCTACGCCCTGCCCGAGGCCCAGCTCGACCGGTTCATCCTCCGGACCCCGGTCGGCTACCCCGACCGCACCGCCGAGGTCGAGCTGATCGACCGGCGCCTGACCCGCGGCGTGGACGCCGTGGCCGTCACCGCCGTGCTGGAGCCGGGCGACCTGCTGGCCATGCAGCGGTCGATGGAGGCCGTCCACGTCGACCCCGGCATCGTCGCCTACGCCGTCGACCTCGCCGCCGCGACCCGCCGGGACGAGCGGCTGGCGGTCGGGGCCAGCCCCCGGGGCAGCCTGGCCCTGATCAGGCTGTCCCGCGTCCGGGCCGTCCTCTCCGGGCGCGACTTCGTGCTGCCCGACGACGTCAAGGCCATCGCCCACCCTGCCCTGGAGCACCGCCTCCTCCTCACCAGCGACCAGTGGGTGCGCCAGGTCGACCCGGCCACGATCCTCGACGAGGTGCTGGCGTCGGTGCCGGCGCCGACGGCGCGCTAG